Part of the Candidatus Thiothrix putei genome, GTTCGCATCCAAATAAATACCGCGTTCATTCAATAAGATGCACGCTTGGGTCAGCCAAGCACAATCAGGGGTGGAGCTTAGCCTACCACGGTATTTGAGGGTGATTTCCCCTTGTTCCGGCTTAAGTGGAATACTATAAGCACCAGCCGCCTGTGGGGGGTGCGGCACACCGCCAGCCTCTAGCGTGAATTGTGGGTTGAGCATGAAGCTAAATTGCCCGTTTTGCCGCAATTCGGCGGGGATGCGCAGGGTATCTTCCACCTGCAATTCGCTGGTTTTAATATCAGGCGTTACCCGTAAATCGTGGTGTAACACCGGCAACGCGGTGGCAGCACTCACGCTTGGCAGCCATAACAGCAATAGGATCACAACATGTTTCACAATCGACATACACTATTTCCTGATTTGATGCGGCGCACGTTATTGGCAGCGTGCGTGGTGGTCATTGGCGTATTACCCATCAGCAGCATCGCGGCAACGGTGGAACACGCGACGCTGGATGAGGCGCTGGCGCACATTGGTGAACATGCGCCCACCGGCGTGATGCAAGGTAAAGCGTTGCCATTTTCTACTTTAATGGACGGCTTGGCACAAAACCGTGTGGTGTTTGTGGGTGAAATTCATGACCGCTATGACCATCACCTGCATCAATTAGCGGTATTGCAGGGCTTGCACCAGCGTAATCCGAAGCTGGCGATTGGGGTGGAATGGTTTCAGCAATCGTTTCAGCCGGTGTTGAATGATTATTTGGCGGGCAAACTGACCGAAGTGGAGTTTTTGCGCCGCAGCGAATATTTCGAGCGTTGGGGCTACGATTACCGTCAATTACGCCCGATTTTGGCATACGCCAAAGCCAATGGCTTGCCGGTGCTGGCGTTGAATGCACCCGTTGAGTTGACCCGCAAAGTCTCAGAAGGCGGTTTGGAAGCGTTGAGCAAAGCTGAACGAGCGCAATTGCCACCGACGATTCACCCGGCGGATGCAGATTACCAAGCACGCTTGCGTAAGGTATTCGAGGCGCACTCGCAAGACCCCCAGCAATTCGAGCGCTTTATGCTGGTGCAGCGGATTTGGGATGAAACCATGGCGTATAATGCGGCAAAGTATTTGAACGCTAACCCCGAACATCAACTGGTGGTATTGGCAGGCGTGGGGCATATCAGCGATGGCGTGGGCATTCCGGCAGATTTGGCGCGGCAGTTACCGGGCAGTAAAGTGGCGACCGTTGCCAGCAGTGACAGCCAAGACGCGGCTCCGGCGGTGGATTATACCCTGCTTACCGCAGCGGTGGATTTACCGCCGACTGGCAAATTGGGTGTATTGTTGGATACGCAAGGCAAGGGTTTGAGCATTTCCGCCTTGGATAAAAACAGTGCGGCGGCTAAAGCGGGGCTGCAAAAAGGCGACCGTCTTGCGACCTTGGAAGGCGTGGCGCTGAAAAACATGAGTGATCTGAAATTGGCGTTATCGCAACACCAAGTGGGCAATGCGGTGAAAATGAC contains:
- a CDS encoding ChaN family lipoprotein, with the protein product MFHNRHTLFPDLMRRTLLAACVVVIGVLPISSIAATVEHATLDEALAHIGEHAPTGVMQGKALPFSTLMDGLAQNRVVFVGEIHDRYDHHLHQLAVLQGLHQRNPKLAIGVEWFQQSFQPVLNDYLAGKLTEVEFLRRSEYFERWGYDYRQLRPILAYAKANGLPVLALNAPVELTRKVSEGGLEALSKAERAQLPPTIHPADADYQARLRKVFEAHSQDPQQFERFMLVQRIWDETMAYNAAKYLNANPEHQLVVLAGVGHISDGVGIPADLARQLPGSKVATVASSDSQDAAPAVDYTLLTAAVDLPPTGKLGVLLDTQGKGLSISALDKNSAAAKAGLQKGDRLATLEGVALKNMSDLKLALSQHQVGNAVKMTVERAGSTDLLAYTVVLQ